ACAAGCTCATGTGGCTGCAGGCCTTCCTCCGCGAGGCCGACACCAGGCGCCGGGCCGTCACCGACGAAGTCACCAGGGTCTGGACGCTGCAGACGCGGGACGCCGTCTTCGACgccgaggacgccctcgatcattACCATCTCCATGTGGACATGTCCAGGTACCCACCCATCTTTAGTCAGTCGATCCGCAGCACACACTACTACctaaaaactttttttttttgagaaatacaTAAAAACTTAACCAAGCCGTTTGGTTTTTGGTCTCCGAGACAGTTGGGCCGGTTGCCCATCTCGGTTATTCGTGGACGGACAGCCGGcccagcaaccgcctcggttaatcattaaccgaggcggacacCGTAAGCCAACCGTCTCAGTTAATCCatgattaaccgaggcagttgccTTATGACAAGCGTCTCCGTTAATTGATTTTTTTTGGAGACGGTCATTATAAGCACCCATCTCCATAaattgatttacggaggcgggcgtAACAAGATGTTCGCCTCACTTAATGATTAtaataaaaaataattcataactttttcatatgaatttggatgaagacaaattttatatccaaattatagctctcgatgagatctacaattttgtagttgaaaagttttcgaATTGAAACTGTTTAGGGTCTATTGTTGTAAGTGcacagattttgaaatttaaaatttaaaattatcaaacgatctcggatgttgatatggtctatacaaaagttatagttctcaatagaatctgcaactttgtagttgaaaagtttttaattTGAAGATGTTTAGAGTCCTAAATATGTGTTCGAatgttatagattttgaaatttaaaattttgaattcctaaacgatctcaaatgttcacatagttaataacaaagttctaATGGCCTGACCTGCTCTACATGTTTGATATTGACAAGTTTTTGTTTTAAAGTCATTTAGTAtctcaaatatgtgtttgaaATTCCCATGTTTTGAGACttaattttttgaatttttcaaaatatcTCTGATTTAGATACATCATATACCAAAATTGTATTACTTCACAAgctttaaaactttgtagttaaaagttttttcatttgagttcatttagtagcTAAAATATTGAATATAAGATTACGGAATATTGATATAAAAAGATAGCATATTATATATAGACATGAATGAGTGTGTGGTGCAGTggtattaacggaggcgggcattttAAGACGCCCGCATCGGTTAATGGGATTAACGGACTCGGACACCTTAATGCGCCCACCTCCGTTAATTGATTAACCGAGGCTGGCAAAGCAACTGCCTCTGTTAATccacgattaaccgtgacctttggatagaggcggttgcaatgcccgcctcggtaataAAAAATATCCGCCTCAAAAaagatttgtgtagtagtgatagAGCTTTAAGTACCAACAAGTGATAGTACTCCCCAAACCCCAATGCAAGTATGTTAGTCCCAATCAAGGTCGTGAAATATTTCCTCGGTTCCAAATATAAGATGTTTTAGCTTTCCTAACTACTACATAGCTTTCTCTGTgtagtcaaaacatcttataatttggaatggaggaagtagaTTGGCAATACACTACCAGAAAAAACAATTCTAGAAGACTGCCTCTCTAATTAACATGAAAGGGCTATGCAAAACAATTACACTAGACAATCATATAGAGCAGTCTGATCATGACCCTACAATCCACAAAATTGATGACCGAATGGTTGCAACAGATCAGACTGATGTGGAGCAAATCTGGAATAATATATCCTTAGTTTTTTCATTGTAATATCTCTACATTTTTTTGTTATGAACAGTGCTTCTTTTATATTTGCTCCAGCTCCACATAGGTTCACAAGAGTCTTCTCTAATTTATAATATGTCATATATGCATTCTGAAGGTACCCAAGGTGGGCTCGTCCTACTATGATATATCTTGAAACATTCACAATTCAAGTACGGATGAGACGCGGCCTATCTAGAAAAATTAGAGCCATCAACATGAGGCTTGATGGCATCATTGAAGACAAAGATAAATACAAGATAGAGGATTCCAACAAGAAGACAGATGTGACATGGAAACCTTCTACCTCAACATCTATAAATTACACTCATAGAAAGTTGTAAGTAGAAAGAATTACCTTTTGTACTTAACTATATTCTATCGCTGATTTCACTTATGTCATTCCTATGGTAGGGAGTAAGAAATCACTAATTTTGAGACAAGATCACTAGACTATAGATTTCTTGTCTATGAATAATCCAAAAGAGATGAATTATTTGCCTTCCAACTTCCATCCTCTTGCTTTTTTTGGTAAAaagaaatgaggaatgaaatggGTGAATGCCGATTTCACTTGCATTTGAGGATAATTTTGTGCCTTACTTGATTGATAGGGCACATTAATTATGTTGTCCTAGTCAATGGGATAGATAGATAATAAAAATCTCATTTGATTAAATTGAGCTTAACTTCCTATCTAAGGATACACACCATAGCTGCTTTGGTGAGTACAAATGGAGGACCTTACTCTTTGGGTGGGTTATAACTCCAACATATTGTCTTAAGTACATTGGTATCATCTTATAGTCGGTGTGATGTTGTGCCACATAGTCTTGAGATGACTCAACAGGCAACTCATATAATGTGTAGTCTTTTAGGTTGTTTTGTGTTAATTCCAAACAACCGCCTCTTTCCCTCACCCCCTCCCACTGTCTCTCATCCACATCATCCAAAATCCAATGTGGCATTGGATAGGCGTGAGCATAATTAACCGAAACCGAAAAACTGAACCGAAAGAACCAGAACTGAAAAATTCGGTTCCTAATATTGAGGAACCTAAATAGCCgaagaaaattcggttcctactctTGGATAATCGATTAATCGACagaaccgaattacatgaattatacttccTTCACTTGCATTTTATAagattatgtttggtttatgtgtGATGTTTCATATTTGAACTGCTATATATTTATGTTCTTATATTGCTATTGTTCCAttttaaattattattattatctaaaatggatatagtgttgcataaatttgctTTAGAACACACGTACTTATTGTTATCTTAACCTCTTCTGAAAAAGTTCGGTTAGTTTGGCTAGAACCGGAACCAAACCAAAATAACTGAAAACCGATCAAAATGGCCAGTTATGAGAATTTTTTAGAACCAATCGATTCCCATTTTATAAGAACCGAATGTTGGTATTTTATAGTGTAAGTAAGAAATTAaaaattctgcaagcgcacagatatacTATTGTAGCCTTTCACTGGGAGTAATCCGGGTATCGTGgtaatttatattttaccactagGAGGAAAGATGGCAAGGATGGTATTGATAAATATTTATTTATGATAAAATCATTAGCTTAAACACATACTCTTATACAAGGGTAAGTTTAAGATATTCAGTAATATAAGTTCATAACAATTCAGAGAGAAGTAGATACTCATAAAATATTATATATAGTTAAGTTAAGAAAGATTTTTCATTTATTTCTAATTAACAAGTCACATAAATATACACACTAAAACAATAATCAACTTCTTATTTATATATAAGGGACATCATTAAAGAGAGATATAATAATATAACTACTCAATTAATGACTACGGTCCTACTAAGCCTACATGCCAAGCTTGGACTACAGAGAATCAATGAGAAAATATCACACACATTGATCTACCAAGTCTCAGAATATAAGTAGTATCCACAGGCAAAACtatgtctaagcaccatgctcacAAAGTTCGGCTACtcaactcactcgagtactgaatTGAGCACTCTATGAACTCATATATAAACTCAAAGGTAACTAAAACTATACCATGCATATACTTGAAATAAACTAAAAACATAATAAAGAGAAACACAATATAAATTAAGATCAAAGTCACAATAAGAGATAAAGGATACATTAACTTTACCAAGTCTTCCGGAGACAAATCCGGAACCCCGAGTAATAGCACTAATCTACTTGAATCTTACTTATGCTAACTATACTAGAACTAATGATATCTGGAGTTCTACTTTCTTCTTCTGAATTGGATCTCTGAATGAATCAAGATGCTCTCTAGGAGGGGGTCTTCGGCCCCTTTTATAGGAGGGTTTGAGTAGGGAGCAAGTAATCACCACGTCATCGATCCTCACCAATTCTAACGCCCACCATTGGATCAAACCGATTTGAATAAAGGGTGGAGATTGATCCTCAAAGTCGGTGGAGGAACCGCGGCGCCGACAAGTGGGTCCAGGGGGGTCGCCCGACCTATAGGTggggtcagccgaccccaccaTGGCCCCGTCCACGTGGAAttttatctctgtcccatgaaGGGGATGTTTTGGGCCCAATAGAGTTGGTTTCGTTGCGATTGGATCAGATCTCTTGTGATATTATGGCCTACTTTATCTTATTTTCTGAGTAAATTCACCTGTAATTAtaaaatcaccaaaactcatgaaaataGTTAATTTAAATCACTacacctatgttggtgattaatTTTAAGAATGAATTAAAGGtaaattgatggtttataatcatCAATATTGACCGTCAACACCGAATTTCTTCAAAAAGCCGAGAAACCGAACCAAAACGGAACCGTAAACCGAATGCCCAGCCCTAGCATTGGATGAGACAACATATATATAAGACTGCTTACGTGTACTAATCACCAATGTACTTGCCCTTAGGTGGTAACAACCTAATTCTTGTGTGGTGGTTGAGTTGTGAGGGTGTGACTTAACCACTATTGTTGAAATTGAATGGTTTTAGGAGTTTATTTGTAGGCATGTGATAGTAGCATCCGTGAGTATGAGATTGTGGTATGCCATGTGGGGAGGAGGGTATTACGAGAAATGTCACCATTGTAACTGCAAGAGGAAACAATTGTTCTTTGGTGCATGCGCAGCAACAGTTTTCTTATAAAGGAAAGACTTAACTATACTTTTAGAACATTAATGAGTTTTGAGAACTCTAACATGATTCAAGTTTTAGAGATGTTAGACTAATTGTTTTAGTTCATTTTAAAGTTGAAACTTCAAGAATTCAAAAATATGATTCTTCTGTTTCAAATATAAGATTTCAAGTCTTAGAAAGTGTCAATGATTAAAAAGTTTACAATGCAAAATATTTTTATTAAGTAGGGATTTCTTGTCACCAAAATAGTGTATCGAACATGAAAACACAATAAGTTATGTAGATTTAGGATTCCCAAGTGGTAATATCCCTACATCTAGTATTTTTCTTCATTATATCAAAAGAAGATTATTGCAACATGTATGTTTTAGATCTAATCATATGACCTCATGTAAAGTCCTAAATGTGTAGTCAGAAGGTTCTTGATTTGGATATGATATGGTGTCTTATCGGCTAGCTTCTAGTCTTTTTTGCAATCTAACTGTGACCTCCCTGTAATGCACCCCACCTAATGCTTTTATAGTTGGATTAAGGGGAGATATGTTATACATGGAGTTCCAAGTGAAATAGTTTGGATCATACTTTTTAGAATATTTAGGAATATTTCTTTGTCTAAGGATATCTTTTGTATAACATGAATAATAGCAAAACTACCTACATGTACCTTGTTTTTTTCTACCATTATAGTTGGCAATTACCAGTAATAATGAACATATGAGGGTATGCCCAATAATTATTAGGTTGGTTATATATGCTTTGGATCTAGAGCTAGATAGTAACACAAAAGACACAagtttagacaggttcgggccctTAGAATGGTAATACCTTATGTCTTGTGTTTGGTGGTTTATATTGCTTGTTTTCGTATGTAGATGTGGATGTTTTGTGGCCTCTATTGGCTCAGTCCTGACCAAGGGACCCTAAGTGCCTTATTTAgcttgggggtagggttatatGGTCGATTTTCTTTCTTAGTCGGATAAGGTATGCTTCCTATTGATATAGAATCCATTTCTCAAAGTAATGGAGTCATTCTCTTATAGGAAATGGTTCAAAAATCGATATTCAAACTTTTACGTTAAGGTATCATGAAAAGTGATACATGTGAAGATTGTGTATTTTAGTCACATTCAGATCTATTTTTTGAGTCCATGATATCACTGCATTGGATGGATCTTCCACCTATTTAGCTAAGAAAGAATAGACGCAGAGGTGGATAATATATCGAgatcaagatcatgagttggcgCATAATGAAGATGCCAGTAGTCGTGAATATCTCCTTCATTCCCTAATCCAAGATTGGAAAAGAAGACTAAGAGGGGCCTATCGAGAACAAATAGTTAATTAAGTTTAGAAGGCTATTCCATAATTCAATTCCCATTAAAAAAATACTTAGTCTCTTAAACAAGACATTCTAAAACTTAGAGAATTCAAGTCATTAGGATTTCCTTTTATATGAAGTAAGCGATATTTGAGAATTTCCTATAAACATTGGTTTTATTTGGAATTCAATCAATCAACTACGAAACAAGAGAGCTCTTTTATTTTAACAGAAAGAAACACAAATTAACAAAAATAGATACAAAATTATTATAAACTAAAATGAATCAAActtattttatattttaatatTTTTAACCAAATTCATTGATTAACCTTTTGAATTTAAGCAACTAAACTCATTCTCAATTTTGGAACATGAAGAGATATACATGCTAGTTATCTCAACGACGACTTGAGGTGTTCTAGGTGGCACTATGACCCTAGACCAGCCCTAGGTGTGGTAGCCACAACATAGTCCCTTCGGGGTAATCGTTCGCAGGTTTTCATGATTATAAGTGAAAATTGAATAGTCCAGtttcataaaagaaaaagtaGCATTCAGTTTCTACAGGAAGAGCCACGAGTTTGTTGGTTATGATTTATCCATACATTGATGTGTGCTCAAATTTTGCGCCAACACATGGGTTCTTAAAGGCAACCGGCCCATCACTACTAAAAAAGGATTTTCAAGAGTCCTCCAATTATTCGTAGATAGCGTTTAACTTCCATTCAATGGGTCCAAGGACCCATGCCACCTCTgtaaatcgatttatagaggtAGTGTGGCGGCAGTCTTAAGATGCATGCCTCTGTATTGTGCATGTGGTGTTATAGTGGTATCCCTTCTCACTTTTATTTGCAGAGTAACTTTGGCTGATTGAGGCATATATTGACTGAAAGAAATGGAAGATTATTttcatcttttctgaaaaaaATATCGATGGGCAATGGATAGATTATATTTGGCACTATGTTTGATCAACTTactcttcagacaaaacttactggGACTAACCACTATACAATGGTTGAATCTCAGGGATGATGTCCATGATTCAGATGAGGTGATATATGTGGAGGAGCACAAACAATTAGAGGATGCCCTTGTTAATAACCTAACTGAACACCAAGTGTGCAAAGAACACTATCCAGTCATGATCACTGTTTCCGGAGAAAGTGGTATTGGCAAGACAACTCTTGTGAGAGACATATACAAAaaaatggaaaagaagaaagtgtTTCAAGTGCAAGCCATGGAAAGTTTTGCACCTTATTTGACTGCTCCCAACATCCTTCAACAAATTACTCAACAACTGACAGAAGACGACACGAATTGCCCTAAAGAAATGGCACAGAAGATGctgaaaaataaattaaaaaataagAAATACTTGCTCGTGATAGATGGTGAAGTCAGTGGTACTGAGTGGAAGCACTTTTTGACTAGCATCCCAGTTGGCACTAGGGGTAGTAGAGTAGTGCATATCACACAAGGTAAACCAGAAGAGCCACCTAGCAGCTACCATCATGTCACCATTCAGTTAAAAAAACTTACAGAAGATGCTTCCATGTCATTGTTTCATCAGAGGCTACCTAAGGAACTGCAAGATAAAAACCTTAAGAAGTACCAAAAGAGTATTTTCAAAATCACCCAAGGGTTACCTTTGGCGGTTGTTCTTTTATCAGGTCTTGTGCAAACCAAGGTGTTCCCAAGTGAGTGGGTGAAGGTTTTTCACTACCTTAAGTCCAAGCCATCAGCGAATCTTGAAAGCATGCTGTCAGTTTGCTTTGATGATCTTCCACATGAGCTAAAATGTTGCTTCCTCTACTTTGCTGCGTTGCCAACCAACACTACAATTGAGGCACGCAGCTTGGTATTTATGTGGGTTGCAGAGGGATTTCTAAGTTCAAAGGGCGGGAAGACAATGGAGAAGATTGGCTACATCTACCTATCTGAGTTGATTAATCGGAATCTTGTCAACCGAGTGAAAATGGATGATGATTCCAGTTTTGGGAGTATGTCGGTCACAATCCAAAACAAAGTCCATGACTTTTTGCAGATAGAAGCACATGAAGCAAGCTTCGTGGAGGTCCATAGCCATGATGATATCCCTACATTAACTAGTGCTCGCCGCCTCTCTCTGCAGAACTACACTGACAAATATGCTGTCCTAGCCCATCCATTGCCAAAGCTACGATCCATCTTCTCTCAGTATGAACAAGAGCCTAATAAAGGTGATCAGGGGCACAGGTCCAAAGGAAGTCGGGCATATATGTTTCATTTATCTCAACGAAGGGCAATctctaagatgaagaaagacatCAGATCTCACATCAAGGAACTGTTTCATGGATCTGAGTTTCTCCGTGTCATCAATCTGCAAGGCATTGAGATTGGTGAGACTTTGACAAGTGCAATTGGCAATGTTGTGCACTTGCAGTACCTTGGCATCACATCATGTTCACTGAAACATATCCCACGGTCCATCGGAAGACTCACTAGCCTCCAAACATTGGATGTGAGGGAAACTAATGTCCGAGAGCTCCCAAGGTCCTTTTGGATGATTAAGACCCTGAGACATGTCCTTGGTTTTGTCCTCAGACTGCCCAAGCAAATTGGCAACTTGAAGCAGCTGCATACACTTGACTCCATAGATCTTGAAGAAGTTTCAGAGGAGCTGACTTTGGAAAGGACACTAGGAGAGATGATCCATCTTGAGTTCTTGTCAATCTGGCATATCTCACATGTCAATGTGAAAGCTCTTTCTGGTGCTCTAGACAAACTTGAGAGCCTTAGGACCCTGATCTTAGAAGGTAAAATTATTCCTTCAAATGTCTTCACCACCGCTTCCCTCCGACGTGTCAAGTTTATGTTCCTAAGTGGGGATCTGGTACATTCATCTGATCTAGATGGTAGTGAATCCTTTTGTCTCCCTAATCTCATCATGCTTTCTCTGGAGAAAACATATGTGACTCAGGAATTCATTAGCAAGCTGTCTGAGCTGCCATTTCTTGCCACCCTTGCATTGTACCCTGGCTCGTACAAGGACAAGAAACTTGTATTTGCTTCATCCAAATTTCCACGCCTCAAAAAGATCAAGATGATTGATGTGGAAGTGCTGGAGATTGTTGAAGTTGAGGTGAGCATGGTTCCTGAGCTCAAAGAGTTGGAAATTCACTCCCCATTCACAGGTTGTTATCATGATATTGACCTGGGTAATGACAAGAAACGTTCTCAAAAAACAAGGATCGTGGTTGATCTTAAGAAAGAGAATAATTATGTTCATGAAGAAAATGATGATATGTCTGAATGGTGGATGATATTCGCATGAGTCATGGTAAGGTAAAATTGGCACCCACCGCAGCCATGCAAGTATTATATATAGATTAACATGCCATCGTTCCTATGAGCTACATGCTTGTATATGGCCACTGTGTATGGGGTATTGTGTGTTCCCTGGGCACTCTCTTAAATatgttgtgttgtgttgaatgATTGTAATTTGTAAATATTTGGATGGAGTTGTTATTGTCGGTGTTGTTCTATGTACAAACttatatgtaataataatgtgGCAAAAGTCATGACCCTTACACTGCCAAGAGCCCATACATAAATGTGTGCTACTATAATAAAAATGCAGTGAATGTTTACCTGCCGAACCACAGAATCATCAAGAATATGAAGTTGAACATATGTTACCattatttttaaataaaaaacatcaCATAAATGATGTGCGATAACTCCACCGGAAGATTGAATTTGGGAGAAAAATGTGTCAATTTCTACCTACTCCACTGCTGCCAGTTCCTTGCTTGCTGCCATATCCTCAGCTGTGACAAGGCTTTGGTTATCATGTACTGTTATATATGCTTCTCATCTACACAATCTTCTCATATTTGGACCAAATACTGCTGTCCCATTTCACAATGCATAACTTACATCAAAGGAATCTTTTACCTCAGCAGACCATACACGCATGGTTTTATTCACACAACTCAAGTCTGTTGATTTCTGAATCACAGCACTTGATCCAAACTGGCCCTTGTCTAATAACTGCCAAGTCAAAGGAAAGCAGCAATTTGCACCCAAAAGGGAAGCTAtactaaaaaataataataataaatataaataaataaatttaaacaacaACAGGAGAAGTATTTGCAGTTCACATCATATCTATGACACTATGACCAATAAGTTCTAAAACGGCATCAGCCCAGCCCTAAAACCGTTATGTCAGAGGGCAACTCTTAAGCAACAATTCCAGTGCCACTTTCTTTTGCCTCAGGGGATCAATGCAGATGGGGGAAAGACAAGTCTAACTACTACACAGAACCAGGAAGGGTTAAACAGCTCAGACCAAACCAAGGAGTCATCACAAAACCCTCATGCCTATTCTACAATTTTTCTAACCGTGACAACGGTCCTGCCTCTCTTGCAGGGCCAGTCACGTATAAGTTCGATACTAGGTGATTATTGTTTAATGTACAAAAGTTAGCACAAGGTGCTGCCTTTATAGCCCGATGAATGCCATGCCACCATCGAGTCATTGTCGTTGGGCAGACGGAGACTGTTGCACCTGCACTGGTGGGAAGAACCCCATGCCTGCTGATGATTGGAAGAATCCTGCTGATGTGGGTGATTGCTGTGGTGCCTGAGgagactgctgctgctgctggggttGGTTCTGAGCCGGTGGAAGctgaggtggaggtggtggaccACTTGGTCCTGGAAAACCTGCCGGCATAATGTTGGACATTGGAGGCGGAGGTGGCATAGAGCCGGCCGTCATCCCGAAAGGTCCCATTCCCATCATTCCTCCAGTACTTTGACCAAATTGTTGCAGAAGTGGTGGCAAAAATGGCGGTGGAGGTGGTGCA
The sequence above is drawn from the Miscanthus floridulus cultivar M001 chromosome 15, ASM1932011v1, whole genome shotgun sequence genome and encodes:
- the LOC136509415 gene encoding putative disease resistance RPP13-like protein 2; translated protein: MAEAIIGPLVGRLQEVAVGEARALVGVNADIHRLRDKLMWLQAFLREADTRRRAVTDEVTRVWTLQTRDAVFDAEDALDHYHLHVDMSRYPRWARPTMIYLETFTIQVRMRRGLSRKIRAINMRLDGIIEDKDKYKIEDSNKKTDVTWKPSTSTSINYTHRKLDDVHDSDEVIYVEEHKQLEDALVNNLTEHQVCKEHYPVMITVSGESGIGKTTLVRDIYKKMEKKKVFQVQAMESFAPYLTAPNILQQITQQLTEDDTNCPKEMAQKMLKNKLKNKKYLLVIDGEVSGTEWKHFLTSIPVGTRGSRVVHITQGKPEEPPSSYHHVTIQLKKLTEDASMSLFHQRLPKELQDKNLKKYQKSIFKITQGLPLAVVLLSGLVQTKVFPSEWVKVFHYLKSKPSANLESMLSVCFDDLPHELKCCFLYFAALPTNTTIEARSLVFMWVAEGFLSSKGGKTMEKIGYIYLSELINRNLVNRVKMDDDSSFGSMSVTIQNKVHDFLQIEAHEASFVEVHSHDDIPTLTSARRLSLQNYTDKYAVLAHPLPKLRSIFSQYEQEPNKGDQGHRSKGSRAYMFHLSQRRAISKMKKDIRSHIKELFHGSEFLRVINLQGIEIGETLTSAIGNVVHLQYLGITSCSLKHIPRSIGRLTSLQTLDVRETNVRELPRSFWMIKTLRHVLGFVLRLPKQIGNLKQLHTLDSIDLEEVSEELTLERTLGEMIHLEFLSIWHISHVNVKALSGALDKLESLRTLILEGKIIPSNVFTTASLRRVKFMFLSGDLVHSSDLDGSESFCLPNLIMLSLEKTYVTQEFISKLSELPFLATLALYPGSYKDKKLVFASSKFPRLKKIKMIDVEVLEIVEVEVSMVPELKELEIHSPFTGCYHDIDLGNDKKRSQKTRIVVDLKKENNYVHEENDDMSEWWMIFA